In one window of Gossypium arboreum isolate Shixiya-1 chromosome 4, ASM2569848v2, whole genome shotgun sequence DNA:
- the LOC108458421 gene encoding transcription factor TCP5-like codes for MIPGSEEAGSPIQEGKEDESSNKVRKGASTSSPLLRLKDPRIVRVSRAFGGKDRHSKVFTIRGLRDRRVRLSVPTAIQLYDLQDRLGLNQPSKVVDWLLNEAKHEIEELPPLPIPQGNFALNPQMPLNASQQPNKQDPTGGFWRAKSKDIVRESSKGSKRDEDASEGHQVQTDYGLQRSNHSPMPALLNNAVSMPMPMPMPYGSYYHFEPSNFPLPHLGSHGFVAPQTEEVHNFNVVPLSSTLSLSSGSQNHFQMLSSGAQNPFANPPQYSITQPDLRPFHLSIAPRLLPHSLNINGSQPGKEDEFPSK; via the coding sequence ATGATTCCAGGTTCAGAAGAAGCGGGTTCTCCCATACAAGAAGGCAAAGAAGATGAAAGCAGCAATAAGGTGCGTAAAGGTGCATCGACTTCTTCGCCATTGTTGAGACTGAAAGATCCTCGAATCGTACGTGTTTCGCGAGCCTTTGGTGGAAAAGACAGGCACAGTAAAGTTTTCACCATTAGAGGATTGAGGGACCGGAGGGTGAGGCTTTCAGTCCCTACTGCAATTCAATTGTATGATCTTCAAGACAGACTTGGACTTAACCAGCCAAGTAAAGTTGTCGATTGGTTGCTTAATGAAGCTAAACATGAAATTGAGGAACTCCCACCACTCCCAATACCACAAGGTAACTTTGCCCTTAACCCTCAAATGCCCCTAAATGCTTCTCAGCAACCAAACAAACAAGATCCTACGGGAGGGTTTTGGAGAGCTAAATCCAAAGATATTGTGAGGGAATCAAGCAAAGGGAGCAAAAGAGATGAAGATGCAAGTGAAGGTCATCAAGTTCAAACAGATTATGGTTTACAAAGATCCAATCATTCTCCTATGCCAGCGCTGTTAAACAATGCAGTGTCAATGCCAATgccaatgccgatgccatatggTTCTTATTATCATTTTGAACCGTCCAATTTTCCTTTACCACATTTAGGAAGCCATGGATTTGTAGCACCCCAGACTGAAgaagtacacaatttcaatgttGTGCCATTGTCATCCACCTTATCTCTATCATCTGGTtctcaaaaccatttccaaatgcTGAGCTCAGGTGCTCAAAACCCTTTTGCTAACCCTCCACAATACTCAATCACCCAACCTGATCTCAGACCCTTTCATTTGAGTATCGCTCCAAGGCTTCTTCCCCATTCTCTCAACATCAATGGAAGTCAGCCTGGTAAAGAAGATGAGTTTCCTTCTAAGTGA